A stretch of Phoenix dactylifera cultivar Barhee BC4 unplaced genomic scaffold, palm_55x_up_171113_PBpolish2nd_filt_p 000717F, whole genome shotgun sequence DNA encodes these proteins:
- the LOC103722910 gene encoding probable polygalacturonase At1g80170, which produces MMMEMVDDLWGRRRTSSRSIAVMLFLLVLLLLLLHCSSSSSPSQVLPPLIIQQLPRSSSSNSTGAAVVVSVDDFGAKGDGCTDDTKAFKDAWEFACLSPLRSILQIPAENVYLVSPIKFAGPCKAKLTLLVSGTIIAPSDPDIWQGLDPQKWLYFHGVRQLVLGGGGTINGMGQEWWARSCKRNATNPCRHAPTAVTFHRSKHLTVHDLTLMNSQQMHMAFNTCSHVRASRLRVVAPAESPNTDGIHISASVSVVVEDSIIRTGDDCISIVSNSSDILVKNIVCGPGHGISIGSLGKSMTYARVDNILVDGCLITNTENGVRIKTWQGGSGCARKIIFQNILMKNVSNPIIIDQYYCDSSHPCKNQTSAVKVDEISFIDIKGSSATEHAIKFACSDTFPCAKIFLKDIHLSLESGGNATSYCWKASGFASDSVYPPSCLSRSDQHANHVINPCVTSSTRKLDS; this is translated from the exons ATGATGATGGAGATGGTCGATGATTtgtgggggaggaggaggacatCATCTCGATCCATTGCTGTGATGCTTTTCCTTttggtcctcctcctcctcctcctccattgctcctcctcctcgtctccATCTCAAGTCCTCCCTCCTCTGATCATCCAGCAGCTCCCCCGCTCTTCGTCCAGCAACAGTACAGGGGCGGCCGTGGTCGTGTCCGTGGATGATTTCGGAGCAAAAGGGGATGGCTGTACTGATGATACCAAG GCTTTTAAAGATGCTTGGGAGTTTGCCTGTTTATCACCATTAAGATCCATCCTTCAAATTCCAGCAGAAAATGTATATTTGGTCAGTCCAATCAAATTTGCTGGACCTTGTAAAGCAAAGCTGACATTGTTG GTTTCAGGAACTATCATTGCTCCATCAGATCCTGATATCTGGCAGGGGCTGGATCCTCAAAAATGGCTATACTTCCATGGAGTAAGACAGCTGGTGTTAGGAGGTGGAGGGACTATCAATGGCATGGGACAGGAATGGTGGGCACGGTCTTGCAAGAGAAATGCAACGAAT CCGTGCCGACACGCCCCTACG GCAGTAACTTTTCATCGGAGCAAGCATCTTACCGTCCATGACCTGACTCTGATGAATAGTCAGCAGATGCATATGGCGTTCAACACATGTTCTCATGTTCGAGCATCTCGTTTGCGAGTGGTTGCACCTGCTGAGAGCCCCAACACTGATGGAATTCATATAAGTGCATCAGTCTCTGTTGTGGTGGAAGATAGTATAATTAGAACAG GAGATGACTGCATATCTATAGTCAGCAATTCTTCTGATATCCTAGTCAAAAACATCGTCTGCGGACCTGGTCATGGAATAAG TATTGGAAGCTTGGGCAAATCAATGACATATGCTCGAGTGGACAATATTCTAGTGGATGGATGCCTGATTACCAACACTGAAAATGGAGTAAGGATCAAGACATGGCAG GGAGGCAGTGGCTGTGCCCGCAAAATAATTTTCCAGAACATTTTGATGAAGAACGTCTCAAACCCAATAATCATTGACCAGTACTACTGCGACTCGTCCCACCCATGTAAAAACCAG acatcAGCTGTGAAGGTGGATGAGATTTCTTTCATTGACATAAAGGGAAGTTCAGCAACAGAGCATGCGATTAAGTTTGCTTGCAGCGACACATTTCCATGCGCGAAAATATTTCTGAAAGACATTCATTTGTCCTTGGAGTCTGGGGGGAATGCTACCTCGTATTGCTGGAAGGCATCAGGCTTCGCCTCTGATTCGGTGTATCCACCCTCTTGTCTGTCAAGATCTGACCAGCACGCGAACCATGTTATCAATCCATGTGTTACTTCAAGTACAAGGAAGCTCGACTCATAG